From one Grus americana isolate bGruAme1 chromosome 32, bGruAme1.mat, whole genome shotgun sequence genomic stretch:
- the LOC129198383 gene encoding zinc finger protein 345-like, whose product MSPRKAKRVEAAAIPPPVTPPQPPPGVSPGIRKRKDFVAQPGTRSEENPNICVECGQSFAQSSGLASHRRSHAAARPHRCPDCGKSFGVSSSLSRHRRIHTGEKPFACSDCGKSFSDKSNLTQHRRVHTGEKPYRCGDCGKSFSRSSHRKKHLRHLPANKRPSRCGSQPRDGIVGAGPAKTRRKTPTLNTCGECWQSFGQNADLVKHMRIHTGEKPFQCGHCGKRFSVSSNLFRHRRIHTGEKPYACADCGKSFTDKSTLTQHRRTHTGEKPYVCGVCGKGFSHSSHHKRHEKIHKGDRPNLCSECGKSFLHGSDLVNHQRIHTGAKPFVCGDCGKSFRQSSTLITHRRIHTGEAPYACGYCGKSFRVSSNFVRHRRIHTGEKPYRCPACGKSFADKSTLTQHQRVHTGEKPYRCADCGKSFSRSSHRKRHLRNPPAKGRGRCDRRGGAEPSPPLSPAKPKDAKTGKKPSTIEVPNTCAECWQSFGQSSDLVKHMRVHTGEKPYACPHCGKRFSVSSNLTRHRRIHTGEKPYACSDCGKSFTDKSTLTQHRRVHTGEKPYVCAYCGKSFSRSSHHKRHERTHADDPPLPLWTCPPHGF is encoded by the exons atGTCCCCCCGTAAAGCCAAACGAGTCGAAGCCGCCGCGATTCCGCCGCCGGTGACCCCCCCTCAACCCCCCCCCGGCGTTTCCCCGGGTATCCGGAAACGCAAAGATTTCGTGGCGCAACCGGGGACGCGTTCGGAAGAAAACCCCAACATCTGCGTGGAGTGCGGGCAAAGTTTCGCCCAGAGCTCCGGCCTCGCCAGCCATCGCCGCAGCCACGCGGCCGCCCGACCCCACCGCTGCCCCGACTGCGGCAAAAGCTTCGGCGTCAGCTCCAGCCTCAGCCGCCATCGTCGCATCCACACCGGCGAGAAACCTTTCGCCTGCTCCGATTGCGGCAAAAGCTTCAGCGACAAATCCAACCTCACCCAGCACCGGCGCGTCCACACCGGCGAGAAACCGTACCGTTGCGGCGACTGCGGCAAGAGCTTCAGTCGGAGCTCGCACCGTAAGAAACATCTCCGGCACCTCCCGGCAAACAAACGACCGTCGCGGTGCGGTTCCCAACCTCGGGACGGAATCGTCGGCGCCGGTCCGGCTAAGACGAGACGTAAAACGCCGACGCTCAACACTTGCGGCGAGTGTTGGCAAAGTTTCGGTCAGAACGCCGATTTGGTGAAACACATGCGTATCCACACCGGCGAGAAACCGTTCCAGTGCGGTCACTGCGGCAAACGCTTCAGCGTCAGCTCCAACCTCTTCCGCCATCGCCGCATCCACACCGGCGAGAAACCGTACGCCTGCGCCGACTGCGGCAAGAGCTTCACCGACAAATCCACCCTCACCCAGCACCGGCGTACCCACACCGGCGAGAAACCGTACGTCTGCGGCGTCTGCGGCAAGGGCTTCAGCCACAGCTCGCATCACAAGCGCCACGAGAAGATTCA CAAGGGCGATCGCCCGAATTTATGTTCGGAGTGCGGGAAGAGTTTCCTCCACGGCTCGGACCTGGTGAACCACCAACGCATCCACACCGGCGCCAAACCCTTCGTCTGCGGCGATTGCGGCAAAAGCTTCCGGCAGAGCTCGACGCTCATCACCCACCGGCGCATCCACACCGGCGAAGCGCCTTACGCCTGCGGTTACTGCGGCAAGAGTTTCCGCGTCAGCTCCAACTTCGTCCGCCATCGACGAATCCACACCGGCGAGAAACCGTACCGTTGCCCGGCGTGCGGCAAAAGCTTCGCCGACAAATCCACCCTCACCCAGCACCAACGCGTCCACACCGGCGAGAAACCGTACCGTTGCGCCGACTGCGGCAAGAGCTTCAGCCGCAGCTCCCACCGCAAACGGCATCTCCGTAACCCCCCCGCCAAAGGCCGCGGGCGATGCGACCGTCGCGGCGGCGCCGAGCCGTCGCCGCCGTTGTCGCCGGCCAAACCCAAGGATGCCAAAACTGGGAAGAAACCGTCAACCATCGAGGTGCCCAACACTTGCGCTGAGTGTTGGCAAAGCTTCGGCCAGAGCTCGGATTTGGTGAAACACATGCGCGTCCACACCGGCGAGAAACCGTACGCCTGCCCGCACTGCGGCAAACGCTTCAGCGTCAGCTCCAACCTCACCCGCCATCGCCGCATCCACACCGGCGAGAAACCGTACGCCTGCTCCGACTGCGGCAAGAGCTTCACCGACAAATCCACCCTCACCCAGCACCGGCGCGTCCACACCGGCGAGAAACCGTACGTCTGCGCCTACTGCGGCAAGAGCTTCAGCCGTAGCTCGCATCACAAGCGCCACGAGCGGACCCACGCTGACGacccccccctgcccctctgGACCTGCCCGCCCCACGGTTTCTAA
- the RNF5 gene encoding E3 ubiquitin-protein ligase RNF5 isoform X1, whose translation MAAGAGAPDGGPEGPNRGGGGAFACNLCLEPARDAVIGRCGHLYCWPCLHQWLLTRPRCVVCGAGMSRDDVVPLYGRDSAHRDPRLETPPRPRGQRPEPESQGVPPPAPGSTWPSASERFPSASSAPPPSPPPAGTGDAGDPPPGSLDSVFLFIAAAFFLWLLSV comes from the exons AtggcggcgggagcgggggcgCCGGACGGGGGCCCCGAGGGGCCAaaccgcggcggcggcggcgccttCGCCTGCAACCTCTGCCTGGAGCCTGCGCGGGACGCCGTGATTGGCCGCTGCGGGCACCTGTACTg ctggccctgcctgcaccag TGGCTCCTGACGCGGCCGCGCTGCGTCGTCTGTGGGGCCGGGATGAGCCGGGACGACGTCGTGCCCCTCTACGGGAGGGACAGCGCCCACAGGGACCCCCG GCTGGAGACCCCCCCCCGACCGCGGGGGCAGCGCCCGGAGCCCGAGAGCCAGGGGGTg ccccccccggccccgggttCCACGTGGCCTTCGGCTTCGGAGCGTTTCCCTTCGGCTTCTTCAGcgccaccccccagccccccccccgccggcacAG gggatgctggggacccccccccgggctcGCTGGACTCCGTCTTCCTCTTCATCGCTGCCGCCTTCTTCCTCTGGCTGCTCAGCGTCTGA
- the RNF5 gene encoding E3 ubiquitin-protein ligase RNF5 isoform X2, with the protein MAAGAGAPDGGPEGPNRGGGGAFACNLCLEPARDAVIGRCGHLYCWPCLHQWLLTRPRCVVCGAGMSRDDVVPLYGRDSAHRDPRLETPPRPRGQRPEPESQGVPPPGPGFHVAFGFGAFPFGFFSATPQPPPPPTGDAGDPPPGSLDSVFLFIAAAFFLWLLSV; encoded by the exons AtggcggcgggagcgggggcgCCGGACGGGGGCCCCGAGGGGCCAaaccgcggcggcggcggcgccttCGCCTGCAACCTCTGCCTGGAGCCTGCGCGGGACGCCGTGATTGGCCGCTGCGGGCACCTGTACTg ctggccctgcctgcaccag TGGCTCCTGACGCGGCCGCGCTGCGTCGTCTGTGGGGCCGGGATGAGCCGGGACGACGTCGTGCCCCTCTACGGGAGGGACAGCGCCCACAGGGACCCCCG GCTGGAGACCCCCCCCCGACCGCGGGGGCAGCGCCCGGAGCCCGAGAGCCAGGGG gtgcccccccccggccccgggttCCACGTGGCCTTCGGCTTCGGAGCGTTTCCCTTCGGCTTCTTCAGcgccaccccccag cccccccccccccccacaggggatgctggggacccccccccgggctcGCTGGACTCCGTCTTCCTCTTCATCGCTGCCGCCTTCTTCCTCTGGCTGCTCAGCGTCTGA
- the AGPAT1 gene encoding LOW QUALITY PROTEIN: 1-acyl-sn-glycerol-3-phosphate acyltransferase alpha (The sequence of the model RefSeq protein was modified relative to this genomic sequence to represent the inferred CDS: inserted 1 base in 1 codon): protein MSGYHGNHAGRGAGLVTRTAGVHWLSQPLVSDVASAAAAAAXREGPAPPPQPPPRPAPPGAMEVTVGTAALALALLLLPVLYERSGSFRFFCKMGFYNGWILLLALVAIPLCALRGRDVENMKIIRGLMQHVKHLYGIRMVVRGAQHFPPRQPYVVVSNHQSSLDLLGMMEVLPDRCVPIAKRELLYMGAVGVACWLGGIIFIDRKRTHDAISVMAEAAHTMLSQDVRVWVFPEGTRNHSGSMLPFKRGAFHLAVQAQVPVVPIVISSYQHFYSKRERRFTAGQCVIQVLPPLPTRGLGPADVPALTERVRAAMLEAFEALSAELRPTAPPPAPQ from the exons ATGTCTGGTTACCACGGAAACCACGCAGGGCGGGGGGCGGGACTCGTTACCCGCACCGCCGGCGTTCATTGGTTATCTCAGCCGCTCGTCAGCGACGTCGCttccgctgccgccgccgccg gccgggaagggcccgcgccgccgccgcagccgccgccccgcccggccccgcccg GCGCCATGGAGGTGACGGTGGGGACGGCGGCGCTGGCgctggcgctgctgctgctgccggtgcTGTACGAGCGCAGCGGCTCCTTCCGCTTCTTCTGCAAGATGGGTTTCTACAACGGCTGGATCCTGCTCCTGGCGCTGGTGGCCATCCCGCTCTGCGCCCTGCGCGGCCGCGACGTCGAGAACATGAA GATCATCCGGGGGTTGATGCAACACGTGAAACATCTCTACGGGATCCGGATGGTGGTTCGGGGCGCTCAGCACTTCCCTCCCCGCCAACCCTACGTCGTGGTCAGCAACCACCAGAGCTCCCTCGATCTGCTGG GGATGATGGAGGTGCTGCCGGATCGCTGCGTGCCCATCGCCAAGCGGGAGCTGCTCTACATGGGCGCCGTGGGGGTGGCCTGCTGGCTCGGCGGCATCATCTTCATCGATCGCAAGCGGACGCACGACGCCATCAGCGTCATGGCCGAGGCCGCCCACACCATGCTCAGCCAGGAC GTCCGGGTGTGGGTTTTCCCTGAGGGGACGCGCAACCACAGCGGCTCCATGCTGCCCTTCAAGCGCGGCGCCTTCCACCTCGCCGTCCAGGCCCAG GTCCCCGTCGTCCCCATCGTCATCTCCTCCTACCAGCACTTCTACAGCAAGCGGGAGCGGAGGTTCACAGCCG ggCAGTGCGTGATCCAGGTGCTGCCCCCGCTGCCCACCCGGGGGCTGGGCCCCGCCGACGTCCCGGCGCTCACCGAGCGCGTCCGCGCCGCCATGCTGGAGGCCTTCGAAGCGCTCTCTGCCGAGCTGCGCCCCacggcgccgccgcccgccccacAGTGA